The Micropterus dolomieu isolate WLL.071019.BEF.003 ecotype Adirondacks linkage group LG23, ASM2129224v1, whole genome shotgun sequence DNA window ACATCCTGGTCATTCTCAGATTCACActttttaagtttatttaaatcCCGTTTTACGATATCTTGCTGCTGCTGCGATTCTGCGACACCATCGGTTTGTACCGCCTTGTCAAACTTCACTGTAACCAcctgtttcttctctctttgCATGAGCTCATAATAGCCAATGACCTTATTTATCTGTTGTTCAAGATCATCACACGTGTGTTCCAAGATTGAGTTTAACTGAATTATGTCTATAGTTTTCTGTTCTAATTGCTCCATATTGTTTCTAATATGTATTGTTTGATTCAGCAATTTTGCTCTTTGACTTCTATTGGAGTTCATTAAATGGGTGAGTAGGTCATGTCTTTCCAGCTCAGACAATTCGCCATCCATCgtcttctttttgtctctttcctcTTTTATGTCTTGTTTCTCTTGTTCTAATAAGTCagtttgtgtctgcatgtcAGACCGCATCTGGTCACAGTCCACTTTCTCTTTGTTCAGCAGCTCATTCCTTCTATTCAGATCCTCTCTGTCTCGCTTCAGTTCTGCCTTCAGTTTTCcaagattttgtttttccatctcAAACTTTTGCTTCCACATATTTTCCATGTGTTCTCTCTGGATGTCCATGTCGGAGAGCATACTTAGCAgactttccctttctctctctaaaATCTCAGTGTCACCAGCCACgctttctttctgtttatcAAGTTCTCCAAGCTTTTGTTCCAGTACAGTGTACAGCATTAGCACATcctcattgttttgtttcaacCTGTCCACCTTGTATTTTACGCCTTCACTTATCTTCACATTTTGCTGTAGAAGTTTTGCTCTCAGAGTTTCTATGGATTTCATTTTACTCATCAGTTGATCTTCTCTTATTTTCAGCtcttccctttctctgtccattATGTCCTTTTCATTCAAAAGCATTTCTCTCCCTTTGTCATTGTCAGTCTTCATTTTCGTGNNNNNNNNNNNNNNNNNNNNNNNNNNNNNNNNNNNNNNNNNNNNNNNNNNNNNNNNNNNNNNNNNNNNNNNNNNNNNNNNNNNNNNNNNNNNNNNNNNNNaaacgcttttcttttaggcaggctggagcagaaaacaactcacctttctcaagttgtacagtaatgtcacatgtgtatgaaggtggatcaaacaagctaatcttaaatgtcaaagtagagaggagcctagtaggcctatttattttcattcattacacaatatgaataagctatgcagacagttgtaaagaaagaacatctttttcttctgttctctacttgttatagttacacagtattaggggtgtgggctgtattaaaagtatccactgttctcccatgctctaacacacagtaacgatgaaatgtgtgctgttctcacattcttcctctgtatgtacacataaacaacaaggcagggaaatataaaaggaatttattttattgttcagtgtacatgctcacatctgaaacaaactttatgtgcttgataactctccgcagacatctacacgtcaataccgatttatattcatagcggcaagctccacataggggacacaggaagtgacatataacaccttcatgcggcgtcataaccgcgtagcaaattcacagccgcaccggcagagctccagaatatgcaactcggccggctcacacgcggacgcgcttacaagtgcgagggcccgcccaacgctgcttgcagctttaattatatatattattatttattttattgttgtgactAGAGCAAAGGGGTGTTGCAACTACTGGCAGGAAGTGTACACTACCTAtaaaaaaagaaggaaggaTATGAGGTGAGACCCAATCAATCTGATTGCTAAATTCTGGCAGCCAATGAACGTTTGGAAATGGGGTGAGGTCCTTTCTGACGATCAGTTATTTAAGTTGTGGACCCTAGAGCTCAAGGGTGGGGGGGATAATCATTCTACAATCGGCGTGCGTAGTTGCTTGCGGAAACCAGTAAAACATTCCCAACCCAGCAGCAAAAACACGGTTTatggtgtttctttcttttatggTCATTCAGTGGGATGGTGTACATTCTTTTAAGATGTACATCCTTTGTGACATTTGATTTAAAGAACTTTGACAATCAGTAACCTATATCTTACTGCCAGGGGAGAGACCTGGTTGGCAccctgaataataataataacttaaactGTGCAAACTAAACTGTCACAAACTTAAGAAACTGTCTTAGATTTCTCCCTCTTCTTCCGGACTGGTAAGTTAGTATTCTTGTGCTTTAACATCCACACTGCCTAGATTAACACACCTCATTACAGATAAAAAGTAAACTGGTCCTTTTAAAGAACTCATTCCAGATTATGTGTTCATTGCCCTACTCTCTGGAATCTAAAGTGACGGAGGAGTGAAGTGATTGACTAGGAAACTTTTGAATCTTGAGTTAGACATTCAATACAGACGGTCAGGCCATTACCTAGTATAAAAATTAGCTTGTTATCAGAGGTTGCCCTTTTTCCAGAGTGGTAGCTGAATTCATAATGCGCTAAGGTCACCCAGGAAAGTGGTAAACCCATGAGAGCGGGGTTTCCTTGCAGTGGGCCGGTTGAGAAGTATGTGCATGACAGTatgctgcaagcagcgttgggcaggccctcgcacgtgtagcgtGTCTGGGCGTAAGGCGGCcacgttgcatattctggagctctgccggtgcggctgtgaatttgttaCGCGCTttggacgctgcatgaaggtgttatacgtcactttttgtggcgctacatagcacttggcacGATGACTATAAATGAATATTGGTGTGTTCGGGGcaggacagttatcaagcacgtaaagttttgtatagatgtgagcatatacactgaagttacaacaacttcctgtgtcatggtgaagagttgatctttgatgccaggccacaaacacacccatcgacgaaaactcacagatagcataacttttcatcgtcaaagCCTATAGAATGCACAGTACAAAATTTAAGTCGATCCgattaattccctaggaggagtttgttaaagtatggaccttgtaaaaggccataaatgggctgtaattggtcattcaaatcaaaatggctgacttcctgtctgatttCAGGTATGGCACCAAGAGGCTTGTTTCTGCATCTTGAgatgatacatgtaccacaaaAGTTTTGTGCATCTTGGTGATTCAGCTTTGAAAGGACACTTCCTGATTCCAGCAAGTGGCTCCAGGAGGTTGCGTGAATTTTTacctgtagatgtgttcagggcgtgaCCCTTATTgaatgtgtgaaatttggtagagatatgagcatgtacagtgaagttacaacaacttcctatGTCATGGCGAAGCATCAAACTTTGACGCAACGCCAAGGACACACCGTTATCCGGAAACTCACAAGATTCACAACATAGCATCATCAATGTCTTAAGGctcttctgagactgttttAAAGCAGGTGAGGCAAATATGTTGGCAGTAGTAAATAACAGCGTAAAACTTGAcgcttcctgttgccagcaggagTACTAATAATCCTTAcaatttcaatagggtcctcgcatgtttcatgctcaggccctaataatcccttcagtttcaatagggacctcgcacggttcgtgctcgggccctaactacagagtgttttggatttttgtgACTTTCATCTCAGGGAATTTCCAAGTTTCACTCttgtaaatttaccactttCATTTTGGAAAGGTTTTGTGGATGGTTATCTCCCCTCTTTGGCTCCATATCTTTTGGTCATGTAAAATAGTAAATCTAAACATTTAGGATAATTATACACAAGGACTACATCCCAGAAACAGATCTTAGGATCTACTACCTAAATCACAATATGGATGTAATGTGCTTGCGTTAAGGATAACTTTATTCTAACAATCATCTCAGCTGTAACCACAGTGGAAAGCACACGTggaagtcaggatgaaatctaaaaatattctATCACTTGATTTGTATTCGTGCTTCTCATGATAAACTGTGAGTACAaataatgtgtaatgtgtagCCTACACTTACAGCCTAGTCAGGAAGATAGGGTAACATCGAGGTACCACGAAGataacctgctcggagcagtttagagatgcagtaTAAATTGCAATGACAGCATACCTCGAATAAACCGTATCCACCTGTCGTAGTAGGAGTTAATTGGGAAGTTACGCCCGaagtcacaaagttactcctgaagctacctggataagccagttacctcacttcgtagtacaggccgtGCCTCCTCTGGATCTGTACCTGCCTGCCTGCAACTTTTTCTTGCCCCATTCCTGTTTACCTGTGGACACTcagttatttctgtttaaacTTTCTCCCCCTGCCACTAAGCTTATGTATCTTTACCTTTTCAATTACTGAACTGCCTCGATTGTCTGCGTTATGAGTCATTACACCCCTTGCCACTGGATAGGGATAATTTTGTTATGTctctattttattcattttttttacttactatTTACAACGAATGCGTAAGTGGTTATACAAAGGTTTTATGTGAACATTTGAATGGGTAAAGGTCAGATGCAAGTTGTAATGAAATGGAACAATAGTGAAAGCTACTTTTTAACTGACTGTGCCCTAACTTTTAGTCTACCTCGAGCCTTATCCTCATGCCCACATACTATACACATTACACTGTTATAGTCAATAATATTAATTATGGTTCAGGTCCATTTAAGAATCCCAGGACAATACATGGACAAAGAAGCCATTATTCATGTTACTAAATAAAAACCTGTGATTTTCTGCTATGATGGGCTGAGATGTTGAAACTAaattcccctcggggatcaataaggTATTCCTGATTCGGATGTGTGTTGTGGAAACTGCTGATTACTGGccaaagattaaataaaaataaaaagaaacattgagATAAACAAAAATTTACTTACAGTGTATGTTTTGACTTCTTCCTTGTTCTTCTCCATCTTCCCTTGGGCTTGGATCATCTCCTCCCGGGTATTGTTCATCTCTACAGCAGCTTTTTCTATGTTAGCTTTTATCTCGCCCATAGTCAGAATTGTAGTTGTTGtatctttcagtttttgttcAAACTCCTCCCTTTCTCGTTGTATCTTTATCTTCATAATTTCTAGCTCGTGCCTCTCTTTCCTGGTCTTCTCCAATTGTTGGTCAAGCTTCTGTCTCATTTTCTTTGCTTGAAAAGTCATCCATTTGATTTGGTTCTTTTCTTCTGTAAAGTCCCTCCTGATTTGCTCTGTATCTCTTCCTACACTGTGCAGCATATTTCTGATTTCTTTGATTTCAAGAATCACTCTTTGCATGTCACTGTTCAATTTGTTCTTGGTCTCCATGCTGTCTTCCTCAAGCTGATTTTCTGTATGTTGTATTATTTCTCTGGTGCTGTCAACCTGTTGAAGTCTTATCTTCTGCTCATCAAATCTGCCCTCTATGTTCACTTCCAGCACCTGCTTTGACTTCTGCCCCTTAGTCTCATCTTGTCTTTCCTTCATGTCTTGTTTAGCATGTTCAACCTCTTCCTTTATCTTGCTGATCTCTTCCTTCTGTCTCCTGTTCATTCTTATCATTTTTACCAGgtcctttttctttatttcaatcTCAGTGCGCATCACTTCCATCTCTCTCATCTCTTTCATAGTCATTTCTAACTTGCTGTCCAGCTCccattttttcctttcagtACTTTCCCTCATACACTTCATTGCATCCATTTCTACTTTAGCTAACTGCCTGTCTCTCtcaatgttttctttctctctctgtattttagTTTTGATTATTTCTATCTCATCTCGTTCAGACTGGACCTGTGCAAACATGTTCTCTATAGCTTGTGTTTGCCTCTGCATATTACCCTTCAACTCTGTTACCCACTGTGTTATCTTCATGCTTACGTCTGTgtcttgtttttgcttttcagAGTCAGATTTCATGTATTCCATTCCAGCCATCTCtgtcttcagctcctgcttctTTCTCAGAGTCACTTCCAGTTGGTTTTGACTGTCTTCCAGCACATCCCAAAaactctccatctctctcttgaTTCTATTGAGTTTAATCTTTACAGTGTCAAAGGtgtcttttccttctttctgtctTACTCTGCTTTCCATCTCTGGGACAGTGGCTTTCTGCATTTCAACATCTCTTTGaatttttttccacatttgCTTCATCTTGTTGTTAGTTACACTCATAGTATGTTTAATGTGTTCGATTTGATTTCTATGCTGTAAAAAAtccattttatttctctttaacTCTTGCTTTATGGCTACCATGATTTGTTCCATTTGTTCTTTTGCCTGCTTTGCTTCAAgcattattttcttatttttgttcatttcagTGTCAGCCATCAACCTCTCTATTATCTCCTGCTCTCGCTTTATCTGCTCCATGGGTTTTTTACTTTCCTCTGATTTTGTCTTGTCATACATAATCATTTCCAACCTGTGTCGCTCATTGATGATCTCATTATGTTTTCTTTCCAGAGTTTCCCTCTCTTGGTATATTTCAGCCTGCATTTTCAGAAGTTGCATTTTTTCTTGAGTGGCTTCATTTTTATTCTCTTCGAGTTTCTCAATAACATTTTCTATCTGTATTCCCagtctttttattattaaactcTGCCCATGTTTTTCAGCTATCAGTCTGTCAATGTCCTCCTGTTGCTGCTCCGTCTTTGTCTTCAGGTAGtacatttcatttctttctgtttgtgtctcttccCAAAGTTGCTCAGTTTCCTCTATTAATTGGCATACCAAGTGTCTGTGTCTTTTAATAttctccattttgttttttatggtgacttttgtttttctgtttgttaattGCTGGGTGTTTTCCATTGTCCAGTTCTGTCTGTTAGGGTCATCATGCTATTCGGTTGTCTTTGGTCTGTTGGTCAAGGAAAAGGACAGAATAGTACTTAACCTTTTACACTGTATTGtatcttttatttatatacactcaccatatactttattaggtacacctgttcaattgcttaaCACAAacagctaatcagccaatcacatggcagcaactcagtgcatttaggcacatagacgtggtcaagacaacttgctgaagttcaaagcgaacatcagaatggggaagaaagaggATATAAGTGATTTTGAACGTGAAAtagttgttggtgccagatgggctggtctgagtatttcagaaactgctgatctactgggattttcacgcacaaccatctctagggtttacagagaatggtccgaaaaagagaaaatatccagtgagtggCAGTTTTGTAGATGAAAATGCCTTgctgatgtcagaggtcagaggagaatgggcagactggtccgagatgacagaaaggcaatagtaactcgttacaaccaaggtatgtaGAATACCATATCTGAATGCACAACATGTCAAATCTTGAAGCAGATGGCCTACAGTACCAGAAGACCACATCGGGTgtcactcctgtcagctaagaacaggaaacagaGGTTAATAttcgcacaggctcaccaaaattggacaatggaagattggaaaaacattgcctggtctgatgactcttgatttcagctgcaactTTCTTGAACATAACAgagagttcactgtactccaatagCTTCCAcaatctcaatccaatagagcacctttggaatgtggtggaacgggagattcacattatggatgtgcagctgacaaatctgcagcaactgtgctatcatgtcaatatggaccaaagtctctgaggaatgtttccaacaccttgttgaaagaatgccacgaagaattaagcagttctgaaggcaaactGGGGTCAAACCCAGTACAAGCAAGGTGTGATCTGATGAAGTTGccgaagagtgtgtgtgtgtgtgtgtgtgtgtgtgtgtgtgtgtgtgtgtgtgtgtgtgtgtgtgtgtgtgtgtgtgtgtgtgtgtgtatatatatatatatactgctcaaaaaaataaagggaacactaaaataacacatcctagatctgaatgaatgaaataatctcattaaatactacTTCTTTAcgtagttgaatgtgctgacaacaaaatcacacaaaaattatcaatggaaatcaaatttatcaacccatggaggtctagatttggagtcacactcaaaatcaaagtggaaaaccacactacaggccgatccaactttgatataatgtccttaaaacaagtctaaatgaggctcagtagtgtgtgtggcctccacgtgcctgtatgacctccctacaacgcctgggcatgctcctgatgaggtgaactcctggacagtctgtgttGCAACGtagcgttggtggatggagcgagacatgatatcccagatgtgctcaattgggttcaggtctggggaacgggcgggccggtccatagcatcaatgccttcctcttgcaggaactgctgacacactccagccacatgaggtctagcattgtcttgcattaggaggaacccagggccaaccgcaccagcatatggtctcacaagctcagaccccttgtgagaccatatgctggtgcgatCTCCTCTCgatacctaatggcagtcaggctacctctggcgagcacatggagggctgtgtggTCCCCCCAAaaaaatgccaccccacaccattagtgacccaccgccaaaccggtcatgctggaggatgttgcaggcagcagaatgtttttcacggcgtctccagactctgtcacgtctgtcacatgtgctcagtgtgaacctgctttcatctgtgaagagcacagggcgccagtggcgaatttgccagtcttggtgttctctggcaaatgccaaacgtcctgcacggtgttgggctgtaagcacaacccccacctgtggacgtcgggccctcataccaccctcatggagtctgtttctgaccgtttgagcagacacatgcacatttgtggcctgctggaggtcattttgcagggctctggcagtgctcctcctgctcctccttgcacaaaggcggaggtagcggtcctgctgctgggttgttgccctcctacggcctcctccacgtctcctgatttactggcctgtctcctggtagctcctccgtgctctggacactacgctgacagacacagcaaaccttcttgccacagctcgcattgatgtgccatcctggaagagctgcactacctgagccacttgtgtgggttgtagactctgtttcatgctaccactagagtgaaagcaccgccagcattcaaaagtgaccaaaacatcagccaggcagcataggaactgagaaatGGTctgtcaccacctgcagaaccactcctttattgggggtgtcttgctaattgcctataatttccacctgttgtctattccatttgcacaacagcatgtgaaattgattgtcaatcagtgttgcttcctaagtgacagtttgatttcacaggagtgtgactgacttggagttacattgtgttttttaagtgttccctttatttttttgagcagtgtatatatattagggctgggcacgttaacgcattATTATTGCGTTAACACATCAATTAATTAACGCTGACTATTATTTTATcacacgttaacgcagtttt harbors:
- the LOC123963336 gene encoding interaptin-like, with translation MKTDNDKGREMLLNEKDIMDREREELKIREDQLMSKMKSIETLRAKLLQQNVKISEGVKYKVDRLKQNNEDVLMLYTVLEQKLGELDKQKESVAGDTEILERERESLLSMLSDMDIQREHMENMWKQKFEMEKQNLGKLKAELKRDREDLNRRNELLNKEKVDCDQMRSDMQTQTDLLEQEKQDIKEERDKKKTMDGELSELERHDLLTHLMNSNRSQRAKLLNQTIHIRNNMEQLEQKTIDIIQLNSILEHTCDDLEQQINKVIGYYELMQREKKQVVTVKFDKAVQTDGVAESQQQQDIVKRDLNKLKKCESENDQDVRGSDVTILTKEFVNQWKLDDDKLGLCKKGKYLKTERKGLLMVVEGEKVENEQKQKLGTLSELVADHKYFTGKKMSKRDCLRNIWKDTKMERKEIDQTKRWGHEMTNNLEKRLKVINKFLKRTWLQKEQEPWEKAKLEQGLSKDTTSQSDHERDRTSLDKIYTELQQLKLQMLNEIEKLHVKEKVSRTTSDKANQTFKGDTIIGHTSVQITEQASAKMYQGQMKVEKTEAAPETTSGLLFQLRHYCSRCCCPCGACCKVCPEEK
- the LOC123963801 gene encoding myosin-6-like yields the protein MQKATVPEMESRVRQKEGKDTFDTVKIKLNRIKREMESFWDVLEDSQNQLEVTLRKKQELKTEMAGMEYMKSDSEKQKQDTDVSMKITQWVTELKGNMQRQTQAIENMFAQVQSERDEIEIIKTKIQREKENIERDRQLAKVEMDAMKCMRESTERKKWELDSKLEMTMKEMREMEVMRTEIEIKKKDLVKMIRMNRRQKEEISKIKEEVEHAKQDMKERQDETKGQKSKQVLEVNIEGRFDEQKIRLQQVDSTREIIQHTENQLEEDSMETKNKLNSDMQRVILEIKEIRNMLHSVGRDTEQIRRDFTEEKNQIKWMTFQAKKMRQKLDQQLEKTRKERHELEIMKIKIQREREEFEQKLKDTTTTILTMGEIKANIEKAAVEMNNTREEMIQAQGKMEKNKEEVKTYTLR